The proteins below come from a single Lepidochelys kempii isolate rLepKem1 chromosome 20, rLepKem1.hap2, whole genome shotgun sequence genomic window:
- the LOC140900926 gene encoding LOW QUALITY PROTEIN: uncharacterized protein (The sequence of the model RefSeq protein was modified relative to this genomic sequence to represent the inferred CDS: deleted 1 base in 1 codon) — MEGLRSPAQCVAGGVPPEGATPRARALKGKASASCRRKREFISDEKKDASYWEKRRKNNEAAKRSREKRRFNDLVLESRVLALNEENLRLKTELLQLKLRFGLLSTAAFVEKSQQLSAASRERCGGSSGYSSASSRAQHSEDSSETEQPGRDAAGAKYSPRGSLSDMSDGSSRDSPLPRTPGEAQAVSRARGDDGALRPPDPQAPASRGVILFSANGFTAVEPPRAWGVPEQGDGAEEEEEEKALGSYAQQIPGGRHGDCEAYCQQGELQGPPEPYGCPRAEGYGAPAGFLGEEAAREARPEPTEMVVELSSPFAGYSSEESGEEPGWGCPPAPYPPAPDVKLAALPHKLRLKCRAHSSGGQDLGPEPGATGCQQEAPADWESERHEEMAALVRQALLLNGHPPAAGALDRLLYCSPLPPSNRLEPGDFAGGWRGSCHNEGARPI; from the exons ATGGAGGGTCTCCGCTCGCCTGCCCAGTGTGTGGCAGGGGGCGTCCCCCCGGAGGGCGCGACGCCCCGGGCTCGGGCGCTGAAGGGCAAAGCCAGCGCCAGCTGCCGGCGCAAGCGGGAGTTCATCTCGGACGAGAAGAAGGACGCCAGCTACTGGGAGAAGCGCCGGAAGAACAACGAGGCGGCCAAGCGCTCGCGGGAGAAGCGGCGCTTCAACGACCTGGTGCTGGAGAGCCGGGTGCTGGCGCTCAACGAGGAGAACCTGCGCCTCAAGACGGAGCTGCTCCAGCTCAAGCTGCGCTTTGGGCTTCTCAGCACCGCCGCCTTCGTGGAGAAGAGCCAGCAGCTCAGCGCCGCCAGCCGGGAGCGCTGCGGGGGCAGCAGTGGCTACTCCAGCGCCTCCTCCCGGGCCCAGCACTCGGAGGACTCGTCCGAGACGGAGCAGCCCGGCCGGGACGCCGCCGGAGCCAAATACTCGCCGCGGGGCTCCCTCTCCGACATGTCCGACGGCTCCTCCCGGGACAGCCCGCTGCCGCGGACGCCGGGGGAGGCACAGGCCGTGAGCCGGGCCCGGGGGGATGACGGGGCGCTGcgcccccccgacccccaggcCCCGGCCTCCCGGGGCGTCATCCTCTTCAGCGCCAACGGCTTCACCGCGGTGGAGCCGCCCCGAGCCTGGGGGGTGCCGGAGCAGGGGGACGgggcagaggaggaagaagaggagaaggcCCTGGGGAGCTATGCCCAGCAGATACCCGGGGGTCGCCATGGCGACTGTGAGGCCTattgccagcagggggagctgcagggcccccCCGAGCCGTATGGCTGCCCACGGGCTGAGGGCTATGGCGCCCCTGCCGGCTTCCTTGGGGAGGAGGCGGCGCGGGAGGCCAGGCCGGAGCCCACGGAGATGGTGGTCGAGCTGAGTTCCCCCTTCGCAGGTTACTCCAGCgaggagagtggggaggagcCCGGCTGGGGGTGCCCGCCCGCCCCCTACCCGCCCGCCCCGGACGTCAAGCTGGCTGCTCTGCCCCACAAGCTGCGCCTCAAGTGCCGGGCCCACAGCagcggtggccaggacctgggcccTGAGCCTGGCGCCACCGgctgccagcaggaggcgccagccGACTGGGAGAGCGAGAGGCACGAGGAGATGGCGGCCCTGGTGCGGCAGGCACTGCTCCTCAACGGGCAC CCCCCCGCCGCCGGCGCCCTGGACAGACTGCTctactgcagccccctgcccccctcaaaCAGGCTGGAGCCCGGGGACTTTGCCGGCGGGTGGAGGGGCAGTTGCCACAATGAGGGTGCCAGGCCCATATGA